The genomic region AATGGGCCGACGAGCAGGACCTGCTGGAAGTCAATGTGCTGGCGCTGAGCCGCCTGTGCCATGCCATCGGCAACCTGATGGCCGTACAGGGCGGCGGACAAATCCTCAATGTGGCCGGCCTGGCCGGCGTGGCGCCTGGCCCCTGGATGGCCGCCTATGCCGCCAGCAAGGCCTATGTATTGAGCTTCTCGCAGGCCCTGCGCGAAGAACTCAAGCGTACCGGCATCAAAGTCTCGGTGCTGTGCCCCGGCCCGGTGCGCTCTGCGCATCGGCGCATCCCACGGCTCGATGGCAAGCCACGCTGCCTCAGCCCGGAGGAAGTCGCGCTGTACACCGTGCGCGCGCTGGACAAGAACCGCGCGCTGATCATGCCCGGCCGACGCAACCGCTGGCTGGCTTTCGCCCCGCGCCTGCTGCCCCGCTGGCTGGTACGCAAGCTGGCCGGCGTCATCCATCGCCGCTACTGCCCGCTCGGCATGGAATAGCCACTGGGCGAGTGGCGCCCGGCTGAGTACACTCGGCCCGACCCTCACCATGGAGCAAGTGCTGTGGACGATTTATTCCTCAAAATCATCAACCGGGAAATCCCGGCGGATATCATCTACGAAGATGACCAGATCCTGGCCTTCAAAGACATTGCACCGGCGGCCCCCGTACATTTTCTGGTCATCCCGAAAAAGCACATCCGTACGCTCAACGACCTGACCGAAGAGGACAAGGCGCTGGCCGGCCACATCCTGTTCACCGCCCAGCGCCTGGCCGTCGAGCAAGGCTGCGAGGAAGGTTTCCGCGTGGTCATGAACTGCAACCCGAAAGGCGGCCAGACCGTGTACCACATCCACATGCACGTCCTTGGCCAACGCCAGATGCACTGGCCACCGGGCTGATCCACGGCAAGCCACCCTGCCACTATTGCGGTAAACTGTCGGGCACATTCTTGCGGAGGTGCCCGATGGCTACCGAACGTCACTACTCGCCGCTTGACCGCTTGTTGCTGCAGGCCGATACCGCCATGCGTACCTTGCTGCCCTTCAGCGGCCAACCCGCCCGTCCCTCGCCGGCCATCATCCAGCCGGACGTCGACCTGGACGAACAGCAGGCCCGCCACGTTGCCGGGCTGATGCGCATCAACCACACCGGTGAAGTCTGTGCCCAGGCGCTGTACCAGGGCCAGGCCCTGACCGCCAAGCTGCCTGAAGTGCGCAAGGCCATGGAACACGCCGCCGAGGAAGAAGTGGACCACCTGGCCTGGTGCGAACAGCGTATCCGCCAGCTGAACAGCCACCCCAGCGTGCTCAACCCGCTGTTCTACGGCATGTCGTTCGGCATCGGCGCACTCGCCGGCCTGGTCAGCGACAAGGTCAGCCTGGGCTTCGTCGCTGCCACCGAGCATCAGGTGTGCAAGCACCTCGACGAGCACCTGGAACAGATCCCGCAGGAAGACGAAAAGTCCCGGGCCATCCTTGAACAGATGCGCATCGATGAGGAACAGCACGCCGATTCCGCATTGGAAGCCGGTGGTTATCGTTTCCCCGCCCCAGTCCGCTTTGGCATGAGCCTGTTGGCCAAGGTCATGACCAAGAGCACTTACCGTATCTGAAGGCATTACCATGACGGACCGTTTCGACGCCAAGGACCTGGCGCGCGCCGTGCACGCCGGCATTCTCCAGCCAGGCCAGGACCAGGCCCTTGTGGCCTTCCTGCGCCAGCAGCCGGCACCACGCGGTAGCTTCCAGCTGGCCCATGTTGCCTTCTACTTCGGCGCCATGCTGATCATGGCGGCCATGGGCTGGCTGCTTACCGAAGCCTGGATGAGTATTGGCGACGGGGCACTGCTGGCCATGGCCAGCCTCTATATCCTCCTGCTCACGCTGTCCGCCCTTAACCTGCAACAGCGCGCCCAGCCCGTCGCGGCCGGGGTTCTGGCAGCGGTCGCGGTCAGCATCGTGCCGCTGGCGGTATTCGCCATCGAACGCCTGGCCGGCTGGTGGCCACTGGACGATGCGCAGGCAAACTATCACCAGTACTACACCTATGTGCAGGGCGGCTGGCTGGCAATGGAAGCGGCCACGGTACTTGCCGGGCTGCTGATGCTGAGGCTGATCCCCTACCCGTTCATCGTCATGCCGATGGCCGTGGCCTTGTGGTTCATGTCGATGGACCTGAGCGAGTGGTTCTTCGGCTCCCCGTTCAGCTGGGAGCAACGCCGCGAGGTGTCCTTGTGGTTCGGGCTGGGCTTGCTGATGGTGTTTCTCGTGGTCGATGGGCGCACACGCGAGGACTATGCACATTGGGGCTATCTGGCCGGCCTGGCGGCTTTCTGGGGCGGGATGACGCTGACGGACAGCGGCAGCGAGCTGGGCAAGGCCATGTACTGCCTGATCAATATCGCGCTCATGGGCATGGCGGTACTGCTGCGCCGGCCGGTGTTCATGGTATTCGGTGCACTGGGGGTAGCGGCTTACCTGGGCTACCTGTCGTATGAAGTGTTTGCCGAGTCGCTGCTGTTCCCGGTGGTAGTGACCTTGATCGGGCTCGGAGTTATCGGGCTGGGCCTGGCTTACCAGAAACGGCGGGAGCGAATGAGCCAGCTGATGCGGGGTTGGCTGCCTGGGTGGGTGCGGGCGGCATTGCCTGCGCTTCGCAGCTGACATTGCCGGGGGCTGCTGCGCAGCAGCCCCGACAATCGTTGCCTTAACCGAGCTCTACGATTTCATATCCGTGGCTAATCTCGACGCCGGCACGCTCCAGCATGATCGAAGCCGAGCAGTACTTCTCAGCCGACAACTCCACCGCACGCTTGACCTGCGCCTCTTTCAGCCCGCGCCCTTTCACCACGAAGTTCATATGGATCCTGGTGAACACCTTCGGGTCTTCGCTTGCCCGCTCGGCCTCGAGGAACGCCTCGCAGCTTTCCACTGCCTGCCGCGATTTCTTCAGAATGCTCACCACGTCGAAGCTGCTGCAGCCACCCAAGCCCAGCAACAGCATCTCCATCGGTCGCACACCCAGGTTGCGGCCGCCGGCCTCGGGCGGGCCGTCCATCACGACGACGTGGCCGCTCCCCGATTCGCCGAGGAACATTGCCTCACCGGCCCACTGGATACGTGCCTTCATCTACCCGGACTCCTGATTTTCGAAAAAGGGTGTCAGCTTAGACCTTGTATGGCTGTGGGAAAAGTACGAGTCCTGTCGGTTTAATACCGAAACATTCTGTAGTGTCTGATAAGCTGGCGCCAATTGACTGGCGCTTGTCGCCAGCTACCCCTTTGAAAAAGCCAATGCGTCGCATCGAACAGGATTTCGTGATGGTTGCCTCTGCCTTACCCGCCAAGATAAAGAACATCGACAGACTGCTGGTGCACTGCCAGCGCCGCCGCTATACCGCCAAAAGCAATATCATCTGCGCCGGCGACCGGGCCGAAACACTGTCATTCATCATCAGAGGGTCGGTCACCATCCTCATCGAGGACGACGAAGGCCATGAAATGATCATTGCCTACCTTAATAGCGGCGATTTCTTTGGCGAACTGGGTTTGTTCGAGCCTGCCGGCAGCGAGCAGCACCGCAGTGCCTGGGTGCGTGCTAAAACCGAATGCGAAGTGGCCGAAATCGGCTACGAAAAATTTCGCGAATTGGCGCGTCAGGACCCGGAAATTCTCTACGCCCTGGGCAGCCAGATGGCCCAACGCCTGCGCAACACCACACGTAAGGTAGGCGACCTGGCGTTCTTCGATGTCACCGGGCGTG from Pseudomonas oryzicola harbors:
- a CDS encoding SDR family NAD(P)-dependent oxidoreductase; amino-acid sequence: MTRYAMITGASSGLGLALAEALARRGRNLILVARQRETLEPVAIELTQRFGVEVLFRACDLSQPLRLSGFVLELEEGERRIDLLVNCAGLRSYGPFLAHEWADEQDLLEVNVLALSRLCHAIGNLMAVQGGGQILNVAGLAGVAPGPWMAAYAASKAYVLSFSQALREELKRTGIKVSVLCPGPVRSAHRRIPRLDGKPRCLSPEEVALYTVRALDKNRALIMPGRRNRWLAFAPRLLPRWLVRKLAGVIHRRYCPLGME
- a CDS encoding histidine triad nucleotide-binding protein, which gives rise to MDDLFLKIINREIPADIIYEDDQILAFKDIAPAAPVHFLVIPKKHIRTLNDLTEEDKALAGHILFTAQRLAVEQGCEEGFRVVMNCNPKGGQTVYHIHMHVLGQRQMHWPPG
- the coq7 gene encoding 2-polyprenyl-3-methyl-6-methoxy-1,4-benzoquinone monooxygenase, giving the protein MATERHYSPLDRLLLQADTAMRTLLPFSGQPARPSPAIIQPDVDLDEQQARHVAGLMRINHTGEVCAQALYQGQALTAKLPEVRKAMEHAAEEEVDHLAWCEQRIRQLNSHPSVLNPLFYGMSFGIGALAGLVSDKVSLGFVAATEHQVCKHLDEHLEQIPQEDEKSRAILEQMRIDEEQHADSALEAGGYRFPAPVRFGMSLLAKVMTKSTYRI
- a CDS encoding DUF2157 domain-containing protein — protein: MTDRFDAKDLARAVHAGILQPGQDQALVAFLRQQPAPRGSFQLAHVAFYFGAMLIMAAMGWLLTEAWMSIGDGALLAMASLYILLLTLSALNLQQRAQPVAAGVLAAVAVSIVPLAVFAIERLAGWWPLDDAQANYHQYYTYVQGGWLAMEAATVLAGLLMLRLIPYPFIVMPMAVALWFMSMDLSEWFFGSPFSWEQRREVSLWFGLGLLMVFLVVDGRTREDYAHWGYLAGLAAFWGGMTLTDSGSELGKAMYCLINIALMGMAVLLRRPVFMVFGALGVAAYLGYLSYEVFAESLLFPVVVTLIGLGVIGLGLAYQKRRERMSQLMRGWLPGWVRAALPALRS
- a CDS encoding OsmC family protein yields the protein MKARIQWAGEAMFLGESGSGHVVVMDGPPEAGGRNLGVRPMEMLLLGLGGCSSFDVVSILKKSRQAVESCEAFLEAERASEDPKVFTRIHMNFVVKGRGLKEAQVKRAVELSAEKYCSASIMLERAGVEISHGYEIVELG
- the crp gene encoding cAMP-activated global transcriptional regulator CRP — its product is MVASALPAKIKNIDRLLVHCQRRRYTAKSNIICAGDRAETLSFIIRGSVTILIEDDEGHEMIIAYLNSGDFFGELGLFEPAGSEQHRSAWVRAKTECEVAEIGYEKFRELARQDPEILYALGSQMAQRLRNTTRKVGDLAFFDVTGRVARCLLDLCKQPDAMTHPDGMQIKITRQEIGRIVGCSREMVGRVLKDLEERSLVQVKGKTMVVYGTR